In Betaproteobacteria bacterium, the genomic window GGCGGTGGCATCGGCCAGGAAGGCGAACATGATGTCGATGCGCAGGGCATCAGCCTGGCCAAGGTCGACCCAGCTACCGGAGATGCCGTGGCCACCGTCGCTGAGCGTAATACTGGCGCTATTGCCAAGACCGATGGTCAGAAGGTTGCCGTTTACACTGAAGCCCCCCTCGAAATCGCCGGCGGTGATGGTGACGTTGCTCGCATCCCGGTCATCGATGTTGATGAATGCGGCAGAGGCCGGCGCGGAAATCCCAAGGGTGGCAGCGATGGCCAGGGCCGCGGCTCCTAGTGTAGTGTCTCGCAAATGCCCATACATTTAGGTGGTCACCGCCTGTTGGGCCAAGACGTCACGGGCGCGCTGTATCTTGCGCAGGATTTCCTCGCCGCTGGCCTTCCAAACATAACGCTTTGGATTCTGGTTGCGCTCGGCAAGGTAGGTGATGATCGTA contains:
- a CDS encoding PEP-CTERM sorting domain-containing protein; the protein is MYGHLRDTTLGAAALAIAATLGISAPASAAFINIDDRDASNVTITAGDFEGGFSVNGNLLTIGLGNSASITLSDGGHGISGSWVDLGQADALRIDIMFAFLADATAVTSGVEFGTSTNGSMGTLSGSFGALLGAPYFSTNDATFDQNDPTTRFGNVPFLSVAFTPEVPVRVPEPGTLALLGMASLVAFSRRRA